CGCGCGATCGCCCGCTGGATGTCCTGCACGAGGCCCTGCAAATCGCGGCCGCGGCTGTCGACGTAGATCCAGGTCACCGGGCGGCCATTCTCGCTGCGCAGCATCGGCGGCCCGTCGCTGACCTTGACTCTGGCCACCGTGCCGAGCGTGATCTGCTGGCGCGACGGCGTCAGGACCGGAAGGCTCGCGAGCTCGCCGATACTGTCGCGCAGCTCGCGCGGGTAGCGGACGCTGATCGGATAGCGGGCGAGCCCCTCGACCGTCTGGCCGATCGTCTCGCCGCCGATCGCGCCCGAGACGATCGCTTGCACGTCGGCGACATTGAGGCCGTAGCGTGCTGCGGCGGCGCGATCGATGTCGACATCGATATAGCGCCCACCAGTCAGCCGCTCGGCCAGCGCCGACGCTACGCCGGGTACGGTCTTGACGACCGCTTCGATGCGCTTGGCGGTGCGATCGATCCCGGCAAGATCCGAGCCCGCGACCTTGATGCCGACCGGGCTCTTGATCCCGGTCGCAAGCATGTCGATGCGATTGCGGATCGGGGGAATCCAGAAATTGGCGAGCCCCGGAACCCGGACCCGCGCGTCGAGCTCCTCGATCAATTTCTCCTCGGTCATGCCGGGGCGCCAACGGTCCTTCGGCTTGAAGCGGATCGTCGTCTCGAACATCTCGAGCGGCGCGGGGTCGGTCGCGCTGTCGGCCCGCCCCGCCTTGCCGAACACGCTCTCGACCTCGGGCACGGTCTTGATCAGTCGGTCCGTCTGCTGGAGCAGGCTCGATGCCCTTGCGGCCGAGATGCCGGGTAGCGCCGAGGGCATGTAAAGGAGGTCGCCTTCGTGCATCTGCGGCATGAACTCGCCGCCGATCTGGGTCATCGGCCACAGGCTGGTGGCGAAGACGAGGCCGGCGATCACGAGCGCTTTTTTCGGCCGTTCGAGCACCCAGTCGAGTGCCGGGCGATAGATGCGGGTCAGCCAGCGGTTGACCGGATTACTCTGTTCGGCGGGTATCTTACCGCGGATCAGCCAGCCCATCAGCACCGGGATGAGCGTGATCGAGAGGATCGCGGCGGCCGCCATCGCATAGGTTTTGGTGAAGGCGAGCGGCGAGAAGAGCCGTCCCTCCTGGCCTTCGAGCGTGAAGATGGGGAGGAAGGAGAAGGTGATGATGAGGAGGCTGAGGAAGAGGGCGGGCCCAACCTCGGCGGCGGCGTCGGTGATGACGCGCCAGCGTTCGGCGCCTTTCAGTTCCTCGCCCGGATGATCGCGCTCCCAATGTTCGAGATGCTTATGGGCATTTTCGATCATCACCACCGCAGCGTCGACCATCGCACCGACCGCGATGGCGATGCCGCCGAGCGACAATATATTGGCGTTGAGTCCCTGCAGCCGCATCACGATGAAGGCGATGAGGATGCCGAGCGGCAGCGTCAGGATCGCGACCAGTGCCGAGCGCGCGTGCCAGAGGAAGAGCGCGCAGACGAGCCCGACGATGATGAACTCTTCGACGAGCTTCGAGGTAAGATTGTCGACCGCGCGGTCGATCAACCCCGAGCGGTCATAAGTGGTGATGATCTCGACCCCGGGCGGCAGGCTGCGCTTGAGCTCGGCGAGCTTGGTGCGCACGCCGTCGATGACTTCGCGGGCATTCTTGCCCTCGCGCATGACGATCACGCCGCCCGCGACTTCGCCCTCGCCGTTGAGTTCGGCGATGCCCCGCCTTGTGTCGGGACCGATCTGCACCGTCGCGACATCGCCGACCGTTACCGGGAGTCCGCCCGCGGCGGTGCGGATCGGGACGGCGCGGAAGTCGTCGAGCGACTCCAGATAGCCGCTCGCGCGGACGATATATTCAGCCTCAGCGAGTTCTAGGGAGCCGCCGCCGCTTTCCTGGTTGGCGCGCTTGAGGGCGTCGGCGACGTCGGTTGCAGTCACCCCGAACGCGGCGAGCTTCTGCGGATCGACGATGATCTGATACTGGCGCACCATGCCGCCGATGCTCGCGACCTCGGCGACGCCGGGAACCGATTTAAGCTCGAAGCGGAGGAACCAGTCCTGAAGACTGCGGAGTTCGGCAAGATCGTGGCGGCCGCTTTTGTCGACGAGCGCATATTCATAGATCCAGCCAACCCCGGTCGCGTCGGGACCGATGCTCGCGCGCGCGCCCTCGGGGAGACGGCTTTGCACCTGGCTCAGATATTCGAGCACGCGGCTGCGCGCCCAATAGGGATCGGTGCCGTCGTCGAACAGGACATAGACGAAGCTGTCGCCGACGAAGCTGTAGCCGCGCACCACGCGCGCGCCCGGCACCGAGAGCATCGTCGTCGTGATCGGATAGGTGACCTGGTCCTCGACGATCCGCGGTGCCTGTCCCGCATAGCTGGTGCGGACGATGACCTGGACGTCCGACAGGTCGGGCAGGGCGTCGACCGGAGTCGTGCGCACCGCGGCGATCCCGAGCAAGGTCAGGATCAGCGCCGAAGCGACGACAAGCCCGCGCGCCGCGACCGAGGCGCGAATAATGCGTGCGATCATTGCGCTGGCTCCAGCGGACGAACCGTGAGACCGGTCAGGCTCGCCTCGGAATCGAGCAGGAACTGGCCCGACGCGACGACCTTCTCGCCGGGGGCGAGCCCTCGCAATATCTCGGTCTTGCCGCCGCCTTCGCGTCCGGCGACCACTTCGGCGGGATGGTAGCGTCCGTCGCCCTTCTCGAGCATCACGATGCTGCGCGTGCCGGTGCGGATCACCGCTTCGCTTGGCACCAGCAGCGTTGGCTTGGCGTCCCCGCCGAGCGCGACGACGGCGAACATGCCGGGGCGTAGGCGACCGCCGC
This DNA window, taken from Sphingopyxis sp. PAMC25046, encodes the following:
- a CDS encoding efflux RND transporter permease subunit, which produces MIARIIRASVAARGLVVASALILTLLGIAAVRTTPVDALPDLSDVQVIVRTSYAGQAPRIVEDQVTYPITTTMLSVPGARVVRGYSFVGDSFVYVLFDDGTDPYWARSRVLEYLSQVQSRLPEGARASIGPDATGVGWIYEYALVDKSGRHDLAELRSLQDWFLRFELKSVPGVAEVASIGGMVRQYQIIVDPQKLAAFGVTATDVADALKRANQESGGGSLELAEAEYIVRASGYLESLDDFRAVPIRTAAGGLPVTVGDVATVQIGPDTRRGIAELNGEGEVAGGVIVMREGKNAREVIDGVRTKLAELKRSLPPGVEIITTYDRSGLIDRAVDNLTSKLVEEFIIVGLVCALFLWHARSALVAILTLPLGILIAFIVMRLQGLNANILSLGGIAIAVGAMVDAAVVMIENAHKHLEHWERDHPGEELKGAERWRVITDAAAEVGPALFLSLLIITFSFLPIFTLEGQEGRLFSPLAFTKTYAMAAAAILSITLIPVLMGWLIRGKIPAEQSNPVNRWLTRIYRPALDWVLERPKKALVIAGLVFATSLWPMTQIGGEFMPQMHEGDLLYMPSALPGISAARASSLLQQTDRLIKTVPEVESVFGKAGRADSATDPAPLEMFETTIRFKPKDRWRPGMTEEKLIEELDARVRVPGLANFWIPPIRNRIDMLATGIKSPVGIKVAGSDLAGIDRTAKRIEAVVKTVPGVASALAERLTGGRYIDVDIDRAAAARYGLNVADVQAIVSGAIGGETIGQTVEGLARYPISVRYPRELRDSIGELASLPVLTPSRQQITLGTVARVKVSDGPPMLRSENGRPVTWIYVDSRGRDLQGLVQDIQRAIARDVDLPPGVSVSYTGQFEFLVRATERMKVVVPVTLAIIFLLLYLTFRRWDEALLIMTTLPFALTGGLWLLYLLGYNQSVASAVGFIALAGVAAEFGVVMLIYLKHALADRSDGHILAAVREGALLRVRPKAMTVAVILAGLFPILVGTGTGSEVMSRIAAPMIGGMLTAPLLSMLIIPAAYLLMRRRAAHPVQPEGETT